Proteins from a genomic interval of Acetobacterium woodii DSM 1030:
- the pdxS gene encoding pyridoxal 5'-phosphate synthase lyase subunit PdxS, with protein sequence MNNRYELNKNLAQMLKGGVIMDVTTADQARIAQEAGACAVMALERIPADIRSAGGVSRMSDPQMIKTIQAAVSIPVMAKVRIGHFAEAQILEAIEIDYIDESEVLSPADDTYHINKTKFSVPFVCGAKDLGEALRRISEGAAMIRTKGEPGTGDVVQAVRHMRLINQQLRTIQNTSEDELFQVAKDLQVPYELVQIVNKTGKLPVVNFAAGGIATPADAALMMQLGAEGVFVGSGIFKSGNPTKRAQAIVKAVTNFNDAKLLAELSADLGEAMVGINEQEIELLMAQRGI encoded by the coding sequence ATGAATAATCGCTATGAATTAAACAAAAATCTTGCCCAGATGTTAAAAGGCGGAGTGATTATGGATGTTACCACTGCTGACCAGGCACGCATTGCCCAGGAAGCTGGTGCCTGTGCAGTAATGGCACTGGAACGAATTCCGGCTGACATCCGATCTGCTGGGGGTGTTTCCCGGATGAGCGACCCCCAAATGATCAAAACCATTCAAGCGGCGGTTTCTATTCCGGTGATGGCCAAGGTTCGGATCGGCCATTTTGCCGAAGCCCAGATTCTCGAAGCCATTGAAATTGATTATATTGACGAAAGTGAAGTACTATCGCCGGCTGATGATACCTACCATATTAATAAAACAAAATTTTCCGTTCCTTTTGTGTGTGGAGCCAAAGATTTAGGGGAAGCTTTAAGAAGAATCAGCGAAGGAGCCGCAATGATCCGTACTAAGGGTGAGCCGGGCACCGGCGATGTAGTCCAGGCCGTGCGTCACATGCGACTGATCAATCAGCAGCTTCGCACTATTCAAAACACCAGCGAAGATGAACTTTTTCAGGTAGCCAAAGATTTACAGGTACCCTATGAATTAGTGCAGATCGTCAATAAAACCGGCAAGCTACCGGTAGTCAACTTTGCTGCTGGTGGTATTGCAACCCCGGCCGATGCTGCTTTAATGATGCAGTTGGGGGCGGAAGGTGTTTTTGTTGGCTCCGGTATTTTCAAATCCGGAAATCCCACCAAACGGGCCCAGGCGATTGTTAAAGCCGTCACCAATTTCAATGATGCCAAACTTCTTGCTGAGTTATCTGCCGATCTGGGTGAAGCGATGGTCGGGATTAATGAACAGGAAATTGAATTATTAATGGCCCAACGCGGAATATAA
- a CDS encoding HD-GYP domain-containing protein → MKKQEISIVDDEPINLMILKKLLSPSFLIRAYKSGSDLLQAVEKGIKPDLILMDIMMPGMDGYETLAKLRKNPDNHGIPVIYISALDSLVDEEKGFSLGAVDYITKPFRLGIVLARVNAHLELKQARDRLKNQNEWLEAEVKRRMVENQLIQDTTLNVFAELVETRDNDTANHVLRTQNYVRIIAKRLQKNKTDINCLDDDDIERIVKAAPLHDIGKIGIPDAILLKPGKLSAEEYEIMKTHCKIGGNAIRLAINKTLSVNETKNEEGEITALFFLEEAEKIMNYHHERWDGKGYPEELTGDEIPISARIMALADVFDALTTVRPYKKAWNMETVVTYILEQKGLQFDPNVVEAFEKEIDAFAQILNHYKPIYADGK, encoded by the coding sequence ATGAAAAAACAGGAAATCTCGATTGTCGATGATGAACCGATCAATTTGATGATCTTAAAAAAATTATTGAGTCCCTCTTTTCTTATTCGGGCTTATAAATCAGGGAGTGACTTGCTTCAGGCTGTTGAAAAAGGAATTAAACCAGATCTCATTCTAATGGATATTATGATGCCGGGAATGGATGGCTATGAAACATTGGCAAAATTACGGAAAAATCCCGATAATCATGGGATTCCAGTTATCTATATTTCGGCATTGGATAGCCTTGTTGATGAAGAGAAAGGTTTCAGTCTGGGGGCTGTTGATTATATCACAAAACCTTTCCGACTGGGGATTGTATTAGCCAGAGTAAATGCCCATCTAGAGCTAAAACAAGCCAGAGATCGACTTAAAAATCAGAATGAATGGTTGGAAGCGGAAGTCAAACGACGGATGGTAGAAAATCAGTTGATCCAGGATACCACCTTGAATGTTTTTGCAGAATTGGTTGAAACCAGGGATAATGATACAGCCAATCATGTTTTGCGGACTCAGAATTATGTGCGCATTATTGCAAAACGATTACAAAAAAACAAGACCGATATAAACTGTTTGGATGATGATGACATCGAACGAATTGTTAAAGCGGCACCACTCCATGACATTGGAAAAATTGGGATTCCCGATGCCATCTTATTAAAACCGGGGAAACTGAGCGCTGAAGAATACGAGATTATGAAAACACATTGTAAAATTGGTGGCAATGCGATTCGTCTGGCGATCAATAAAACCTTATCGGTTAATGAAACCAAAAATGAAGAAGGGGAAATAACCGCTTTGTTTTTTTTAGAAGAAGCTGAAAAAATCATGAATTATCACCACGAGCGTTGGGATGGAAAAGGTTACCCCGAAGAATTAACCGGAGATGAGATTCCGATATCCGCACGGATCATGGCTTTGGCCGACGTTTTTGACGCATTGACCACGGTGCGGCCGTATAAAAAAGCTTGGAATATGGAAACCGTAGTTACGTATATTTTGGAACAAAAGGGCTTGCAGTTTGATCCGAATGTGGTGGAAGCTTTTGAAAAAGAAATTGACGCGTTTGCGCAGATATTAAATCATTATAAACCAATTTATGCGGATGGCAAATAA
- a CDS encoding response regulator, whose protein sequence is MNQNHSDQGRQQGMLEAYLKMIPDLLFLIDDQGVILEYRAKDISDLYITPEMFLGKMINSVLPSNANLIFAERIKTAQITGEMQTFEYDLPYQKGCRHFECRLSWLKESNCFVAIVRDITKRNQMELDLKNERKMLKKRLKERICSQNVLQITADTSSPIEKVIEKVIEVLGAGWQYPKLTQVQIKWNKQVFQTPNFVETPWKQIETGHLNAGDSIGITVSYTREVPSEDEGPFFKEERYLLKSIRDRIVDVINHRRIAAENQESQELVNAMFAMTTDGIALVDPLTAKLIIFNEAAYKNLGYKKTEFENLSLFDIKVDLSREKVIEILQVAADGETKAFETRHRSKDGQFLDVSVFLKPINHKGRTLVCDVWTDMTVIKKKEREQRALMNQLRLHTRLISEIGLMEAGINGEVERFTEKITELLGEQLQIDRISVWLYNDDQSKLSCLDLYEKQQKAHLKNMTMNKQDYPITFDELISNRYLIIDKNSDQTQKKDFWNHYIKPLGGKSLLICSVLFYGQVIGSLGFMHINHNHKWNSEEITFGCQLADQIGMVFLNRERMEITRTLSQNEAILNRAQEVSKIGHWRYDIQKNKLIWSKEIYRIFGKKNNSEQNFETFMAAVHPEDRQKMQDIWNENKKEGQPFSILHRIIVGDEIRWVEEHSEFEFDDSGRPCFSWGTLQDLTEKMAYMNELEIYQKHLEEMVFSRTAELETAKLEAEAANQAKSAFLSNMSHEIRTPMNAIIGLAHLIKRDPLTMRQEGQINKLIEATNHLLEIINNVLDLSKIEAGKMRVDVHDFEPAREIDRVCNILGNEVAKKNLLLLVDVDHIPRVVKGDSVRFGQILLNLMSNAVKFTPKGRVKIVSRIIEQHLDQIRLRFEIIDTGIGMSQDQMKHLFQDFVQADDSMTRFYGGTGLGLAISARLAEFLGGEIGVESELAKGSKFWFELPFEMSTVLPQNRVELKLAKKMRVLVIDDVLEAQEILICLLSDFGIPCDAVSSGREGLEAIEKADQTMNPYSLVLVDWKMPDIDGIDTSIMIKALDLKNIPTVYLITGYGQQISYEEACRAGISQVLLKPITPSILNDALMELLESNTDGEEVSTQYEFEKMLKQYDQVRLLIVEDNRINQEIIQQILEPLNFHIELAENGQEAINKITQTCFDLILMDIQMPVMDGLEATTMIRKMPGYEAVPILAMTANAFEEDRRKCMEVGMNDHLVKPVEPEILYQGLIKWLPAKKNNRKNERLNKSEDEKKSKSDPIVVGEEEQKLSTLRHVDGLNVEVGLKILGGDSSVYLRLIKQFIQKCQETAIFILKQCADDDYQGLINTIHSIKGVAGNLGAQKIQTLAAELDWIIRSGSDKNQIKKQLEDFVAAINQLVLALESAEKAPSSEAVGKIDREKAEQIMIELIALLEKNNTDADDVFEEHRELMLLSLGETGRKLERQIHEFDYSDALETLRLTLEKNERA, encoded by the coding sequence GTGAATCAAAATCATTCTGATCAGGGAAGACAGCAAGGAATGCTAGAGGCTTATTTAAAAATGATCCCAGATCTGCTTTTTTTAATCGACGATCAAGGGGTCATTTTGGAGTATCGCGCTAAAGATATATCAGATCTTTACATAACACCAGAGATGTTTTTGGGAAAAATGATTAATTCGGTACTGCCGTCAAATGCCAATCTGATCTTTGCAGAGCGGATCAAAACAGCCCAAATTACCGGTGAAATGCAGACCTTTGAATACGATTTACCATATCAAAAAGGTTGTCGTCATTTTGAGTGTCGTTTGAGCTGGCTCAAAGAGAGTAACTGTTTTGTGGCTATTGTACGCGATATTACAAAACGGAATCAGATGGAATTGGATTTGAAAAACGAACGTAAAATGCTCAAAAAACGCCTTAAAGAAAGGATCTGCAGTCAGAACGTTTTGCAGATAACCGCTGATACCAGCAGTCCAATCGAAAAAGTGATTGAAAAAGTGATAGAGGTTCTTGGTGCCGGTTGGCAATATCCAAAGCTAACCCAAGTCCAGATCAAGTGGAATAAACAAGTATTTCAAACCCCGAATTTTGTTGAAACACCATGGAAGCAGATCGAAACGGGTCATTTAAACGCGGGTGATTCGATTGGGATAACTGTTTCTTACACGCGGGAAGTTCCCAGTGAAGATGAAGGACCGTTTTTTAAAGAAGAACGTTATTTATTAAAAAGTATTCGAGATCGAATTGTCGATGTTATTAATCATCGCCGGATTGCGGCAGAGAATCAGGAAAGTCAGGAATTAGTAAATGCGATGTTTGCAATGACTACCGATGGGATTGCTCTGGTTGACCCACTAACAGCTAAACTCATTATATTTAATGAAGCAGCATATAAAAATTTGGGCTATAAAAAAACCGAATTTGAAAACTTGTCATTGTTTGATATTAAAGTTGATCTTTCCCGTGAAAAAGTGATCGAGATTCTTCAAGTCGCGGCTGATGGAGAAACTAAGGCGTTTGAAACCCGGCATCGTTCTAAAGATGGTCAATTTCTGGATGTTTCAGTTTTTCTAAAACCAATTAATCACAAAGGTCGAACTTTAGTTTGTGATGTCTGGACGGATATGACGGTGATTAAGAAAAAAGAACGCGAACAGCGAGCACTAATGAATCAATTAAGGCTTCATACACGATTAATTAGCGAAATTGGTTTAATGGAAGCAGGCATTAATGGTGAGGTTGAGCGGTTTACTGAAAAAATAACGGAGCTTTTAGGTGAACAGTTACAGATCGATCGCATTTCGGTGTGGTTATACAATGATGATCAGAGCAAGCTGAGTTGTCTGGATTTATATGAAAAGCAGCAAAAAGCCCATTTAAAAAATATGACGATGAATAAACAGGATTATCCCATTACCTTTGATGAGCTGATTAGCAATCGTTATCTGATTATTGACAAAAATTCCGATCAAACGCAAAAAAAAGACTTCTGGAATCACTACATAAAACCATTGGGAGGCAAGTCTTTGTTAATCTGTAGTGTTTTGTTTTATGGTCAGGTAATTGGTTCACTGGGGTTTATGCATATTAATCATAATCATAAGTGGAACAGTGAGGAAATTACCTTTGGTTGTCAATTGGCTGATCAAATCGGAATGGTTTTTTTAAACCGGGAGCGGATGGAAATTACCCGGACCTTGAGTCAGAATGAGGCTATTTTAAACCGTGCTCAGGAGGTTTCAAAAATCGGACACTGGCGTTATGATATTCAAAAGAACAAGCTCATCTGGTCTAAGGAAATTTATCGTATTTTTGGCAAAAAAAATAACTCTGAGCAAAATTTTGAAACGTTTATGGCGGCTGTCCATCCTGAAGATCGTCAGAAAATGCAGGATATTTGGAACGAAAATAAAAAAGAAGGTCAACCATTTTCGATTTTACATCGGATTATTGTCGGCGATGAAATCCGTTGGGTGGAAGAGCATTCAGAGTTTGAGTTTGATGATAGCGGTCGACCTTGCTTTAGTTGGGGAACATTACAGGATCTGACCGAAAAAATGGCGTATATGAATGAGCTTGAGATCTATCAAAAACATCTGGAGGAAATGGTTTTTTCCCGAACAGCCGAGTTAGAAACCGCAAAACTGGAAGCAGAAGCAGCCAATCAGGCGAAAAGTGCGTTTTTGTCAAATATGAGCCATGAAATTCGGACTCCGATGAATGCCATTATTGGTCTTGCGCATCTGATTAAACGAGATCCATTGACAATGCGGCAAGAAGGACAGATTAATAAATTAATTGAAGCGACGAATCACTTATTGGAAATAATTAATAATGTGTTGGATCTGTCCAAAATTGAGGCCGGCAAAATGAGAGTCGATGTTCATGATTTTGAACCAGCCCGAGAAATTGATCGGGTCTGCAATATTTTAGGAAATGAGGTTGCCAAAAAAAATCTTTTACTGCTTGTGGATGTCGATCATATTCCCCGCGTAGTAAAAGGTGATTCGGTTCGATTTGGTCAAATTTTGCTCAATCTGATGAGCAATGCCGTGAAGTTTACGCCTAAAGGACGCGTGAAAATTGTTTCCAGAATTATCGAACAACATTTAGATCAGATCCGCTTACGATTTGAAATCATTGATACGGGCATTGGCATGTCACAAGATCAGATGAAACATCTTTTTCAGGATTTTGTCCAGGCGGATGATTCAATGACCCGTTTTTATGGTGGAACGGGATTAGGTTTGGCAATTAGTGCGCGCTTAGCTGAATTTTTGGGAGGCGAAATCGGAGTCGAAAGTGAGTTGGCGAAAGGGAGTAAATTTTGGTTTGAGTTGCCTTTTGAAATGTCAACCGTACTTCCCCAAAATAGAGTTGAACTTAAATTAGCGAAAAAGATGCGCGTTCTCGTGATTGATGATGTATTGGAAGCTCAGGAAATATTGATTTGTTTATTATCAGATTTTGGGATTCCCTGTGATGCAGTCAGTTCGGGACGGGAAGGACTGGAAGCAATCGAAAAGGCTGATCAAACGATGAATCCTTATTCTTTAGTTTTGGTGGATTGGAAAATGCCGGATATCGATGGGATTGATACCAGTATCATGATTAAAGCCTTGGATTTAAAAAATATCCCGACGGTTTATCTGATAACCGGTTATGGCCAGCAAATATCCTATGAAGAAGCGTGTCGCGCCGGGATTAGTCAGGTTTTGTTAAAACCGATTACGCCATCGATTCTTAATGATGCGTTAATGGAATTACTGGAAAGTAATACGGATGGAGAAGAAGTATCAACACAATATGAATTTGAAAAGATGTTAAAGCAATATGATCAGGTTCGGCTATTGATTGTTGAAGATAATCGGATTAATCAGGAGATTATTCAACAAATTCTGGAACCGTTAAATTTTCATATTGAGTTAGCAGAAAATGGACAGGAAGCGATAAATAAGATTACGCAAACTTGTTTTGATTTGATCTTGATGGATATTCAGATGCCAGTTATGGATGGACTTGAAGCTACAACAATGATCAGAAAAATGCCAGGTTATGAAGCGGTGCCAATTTTGGCGATGACCGCCAATGCTTTCGAAGAAGATCGGCGCAAATGTATGGAAGTCGGGATGAATGATCATCTGGTTAAACCGGTGGAACCGGAAATTTTATATCAAGGTTTGATCAAATGGCTGCCGGCTAAAAAAAACAACCGCAAAAACGAAAGGTTAAATAAAAGCGAAGACGAGAAAAAAAGCAAAAGCGATCCTATTGTAGTTGGGGAAGAGGAACAAAAATTAAGTACGCTCCGGCACGTGGACGGTTTAAATGTCGAAGTTGGACTGAAGATTTTAGGCGGTGACAGTTCCGTTTATCTACGATTGATTAAACAATTTATTCAAAAATGTCAAGAGACTGCAATTTTTATTTTGAAACAGTGTGCAGATGACGATTATCAGGGGTTGATCAATACGATCCATTCGATTAAAGGAGTGGCCGGAAATTTAGGAGCCCAAAAAATCCAAACGTTGGCAGCGGAACTGGATTGGATTATTCGCTCAGGATCGGATAAAAATCAAATAAAAAAACAGCTTGAAGATTTTGTTGCAGCCATTAATCAATTGGTATTGGCGTTAGAATCAGCTGAAAAAGCGCCCTCAAGTGAAGCTGTCGGCAAGATTGATCGGGAAAAAGCGGAGCAGATCATGATAGAATTGATAGCGTTACTTGAAAAGAATAATACCGACGCGGATGACGTTTTTGAAGAGCACCGTGAATTAATGCTGTTAAGCCTTGGCGAGACCGGACGTAAGCTGGAAAGACAGATCCATGAATTTGATTATAGTGACGCATTGGAAACGTTAAGATTAACGCTTGAAAAGAATGAAAGAGCATAA
- a CDS encoding RNA polymerase sigma factor encodes MSKGNSEAQFKKIYTQYVDEIYQYVFLRTGLNAEIAEDLTQDIFLNVFKGLKQFKGLCSERTWVFKITKNKINDFYRKHYRQGLEPLPIEDEGIMQISDPQQDISTFMDKVLTREDIVDCLNQLPEHYKLVLLLKYIDGRSVKEIAMMTNKSTKAIENILLRAKGSFIKAYQTFKMEETQ; translated from the coding sequence ATGAGCAAGGGAAACAGTGAAGCGCAATTTAAAAAAATATATACACAATATGTTGATGAGATCTATCAGTATGTATTTTTGCGAACTGGCTTAAATGCCGAAATCGCGGAGGATCTTACCCAAGATATCTTTTTAAATGTTTTTAAAGGCCTCAAACAATTCAAAGGGTTGTGTTCCGAGCGAACCTGGGTGTTTAAGATTACCAAAAATAAGATTAATGATTTTTACCGAAAGCATTATCGGCAAGGCCTGGAACCGCTTCCAATTGAGGATGAAGGGATCATGCAAATAAGTGATCCCCAACAAGATATCAGTACTTTTATGGACAAAGTTCTAACACGTGAGGACATCGTTGATTGCCTGAATCAATTGCCGGAGCATTATAAGTTGGTGCTATTACTAAAATATATTGATGGCAGAAGTGTTAAGGAAATTGCCATGATGACTAATAAATCGACCAAAGCCATCGAAAATATTTTATTGCGGGCCAAGGGTAGTTTTATTAAAGCTTACCAAACCTTTAAGATGGAGGAGACACAATGA
- a CDS encoding YIP1 family protein yields the protein MADFLEVLNRPAEAFKRGNVKISAILVGITIVIVTIFDAMMHYLVNGKDYPVDINIFKLLLLASLGVVTYLAICGIFWGIGKIFGSQTQLRVYLKTWGLTYIPTMICGAIVVLVETYFTLFWNNSIWGLLLNIVFGGILIWKTILYVVFLKEVTGLRGKKLMGAFLLCGIGILVLAFLNLYVGLKTPIL from the coding sequence ATGGCGGATTTTTTAGAAGTTCTTAATCGACCGGCAGAAGCGTTCAAACGTGGGAATGTCAAAATTTCTGCAATTTTGGTGGGGATAACGATTGTCATCGTGACTATTTTTGATGCCATGATGCATTATCTGGTGAATGGCAAAGATTACCCAGTCGATATTAATATCTTTAAATTGTTATTACTGGCGAGTTTGGGCGTAGTGACCTATCTGGCCATCTGTGGAATATTCTGGGGTATTGGCAAAATATTTGGCAGTCAAACGCAACTGCGGGTTTATCTTAAAACCTGGGGTTTGACTTATATTCCGACGATGATCTGTGGCGCGATCGTTGTGCTGGTGGAAACGTATTTTACACTTTTCTGGAATAATTCTATTTGGGGATTATTGCTTAATATCGTTTTTGGCGGCATTTTGATCTGGAAAACCATTCTTTATGTGGTGTTTTTAAAAGAAGTGACCGGTCTGCGGGGAAAAAAATTGATGGGCGCATTTTTGCTTTGTGGGATCGGGATTCTGGTACTTGCTTTTTTAAATCTGTATGTGGGATTAAAAACCCCGATTCTATAA
- the speD gene encoding adenosylmethionine decarboxylase: MDNKLKLNGFNNLTKSLSFNIYDVCYAKSEREQRDYIAYIDEQYNSDRLTNILNHVTEMIGARVLNVSKQDYDPQGASVTFLIAEETFLREYREENVEKSNLQGDTIVAHLDKSHVTVHTYPEFHPDTSIATFRVDIDVATCGEITPLSTLDYLIGSFDSDIITMDYRVRGFTRDVSGKKLFMDHKICSIQDYIDDNTLREYDAIDINVYQSNLFHTKMMLKEICLQNYLFNTDAYELPPRTRLQITENIRREMIEIFSGSNVY, translated from the coding sequence ATGGATAATAAATTAAAGTTGAATGGTTTTAACAATTTAACCAAGTCGTTAAGCTTTAATATTTATGATGTATGTTATGCCAAAAGTGAACGGGAACAACGTGATTATATTGCCTATATTGATGAACAATATAATTCGGATCGGTTAACCAATATTTTAAATCATGTAACTGAAATGATCGGGGCCAGGGTACTCAATGTATCCAAACAAGATTATGATCCGCAAGGGGCCAGTGTCACCTTTTTAATAGCTGAAGAAACATTTTTGCGGGAATACCGGGAAGAAAATGTTGAGAAAAGCAATTTGCAAGGCGATACAATCGTAGCTCATTTAGATAAAAGTCATGTCACTGTGCATACCTATCCGGAGTTTCATCCGGATACTTCGATTGCGACTTTTCGGGTAGATATTGATGTCGCTACCTGCGGCGAAATTACCCCTTTAAGTACCCTCGATTATTTAATTGGAAGTTTCGATTCGGATATCATCACCATGGATTATCGTGTGAGAGGGTTTACCCGGGATGTCAGCGGAAAAAAACTATTTATGGATCATAAGATTTGTTCAATTCAGGATTATATTGATGACAATACCCTGAGAGAATATGATGCCATTGATATTAATGTATATCAATCCAATCTGTTTCATACAAAAATGATGCTTAAGGAAATTTGTCTCCAGAATTATTTATTTAATACCGATGCGTATGAGCTGCCGCCGCGAACACGACTGCAGATCACCGAAAACATTCGGCGTGAAATGATCGAAATTTTCAGCGGCAGTAACGTGTATTAA
- a CDS encoding aminotransferase class I/II-fold pyridoxal phosphate-dependent enzyme yields the protein MPKLNQERMPIMEALNEFKRNRLVPFDVPGHKRGKGNSELTEFLGERCMSLDVNSMKPLDNLCHPVSVIKEAEALAAEAFGAKQVFFMVNGTTSAVQTMVLSACKKGEKIILPRNVHRSVINAMILGGAIPVYVNPETNNEIGISLGMTLAAVAQAIRENPDAKAILVNNPTYYGVCSNLKAITEMAHEHGMLVLVDEAHGTHFYFGENMPISGMAAGADLASVSMHKSGGSLTQSSFLLVGESERINPGYVRQIINLTQTTSGSYLLLSSLDISRKNLAVNGKAIFKKVTEMAQYARDEINQIGDYYAYSRELINGDTIYDFDVTKLSVNTLNVGLAGIEVYSILRDEYDIQVEFGDVGNILAYISVGDSQRNLERLVSALAEIRRIYKKSKAGMLQYEYINPEVAVAPQEAFYAEKEALLLEKSGGRICSEFVMAYPPGIPILAPGEKITQEILDSIEYVKDKGCFLTGPEDMEIKYLKVLKED from the coding sequence GTGCCAAAACTAAATCAAGAACGGATGCCTATCATGGAGGCACTCAATGAGTTTAAGCGAAATCGTCTGGTTCCCTTTGATGTGCCCGGCCATAAACGCGGTAAGGGAAACTCAGAATTAACAGAATTTTTAGGGGAACGCTGCATGTCACTCGACGTCAATTCGATGAAACCGCTGGATAATCTTTGTCACCCGGTTTCGGTAATCAAAGAAGCAGAGGCTTTGGCGGCGGAGGCTTTTGGTGCCAAGCAGGTGTTTTTTATGGTCAACGGGACCACCTCAGCGGTTCAGACAATGGTATTGTCCGCTTGTAAAAAAGGAGAAAAAATTATTTTGCCCAGAAATGTTCATCGCAGTGTTATCAATGCGATGATTCTGGGGGGCGCGATTCCGGTTTATGTGAACCCCGAAACCAATAATGAAATTGGCATCTCATTAGGAATGACCCTCGCGGCAGTGGCCCAGGCGATTCGGGAGAATCCTGATGCCAAAGCGATTCTGGTTAATAATCCCACCTATTACGGGGTTTGTTCGAACTTAAAGGCAATTACCGAAATGGCTCACGAACATGGCATGCTGGTGCTGGTCGATGAAGCGCATGGGACACACTTCTATTTTGGTGAAAATATGCCTATCAGTGGGATGGCGGCTGGGGCGGATCTGGCTTCGGTAAGTATGCATAAATCGGGAGGTTCGTTAACCCAAAGCTCCTTTTTGTTAGTCGGAGAAAGTGAACGAATAAATCCTGGCTATGTCCGCCAAATTATTAATTTGACTCAGACTACCAGCGGCTCTTATCTGTTGCTGTCCAGTTTGGATATTTCGCGTAAAAATCTGGCAGTGAATGGGAAGGCCATCTTTAAAAAAGTAACCGAAATGGCCCAATATGCCAGAGACGAAATTAACCAGATTGGTGATTATTACGCCTATTCCAGAGAGTTGATTAATGGTGATACGATTTATGATTTTGATGTCACCAAACTTTCGGTTAATACTTTAAATGTCGGCTTGGCCGGGATTGAGGTTTATAGTATTTTACGGGATGAATACGATATTCAGGTCGAATTTGGTGATGTCGGCAATATTTTAGCCTATATTTCGGTCGGTGACAGTCAGCGAAATTTAGAACGGCTGGTCAGTGCCTTAGCTGAAATCCGGCGGATCTACAAAAAAAGCAAAGCTGGGATGCTGCAATATGAATACATAAATCCCGAGGTTGCAGTAGCCCCGCAGGAAGCTTTTTATGCCGAAAAAGAAGCGTTATTACTGGAAAAAAGCGGTGGTCGAATCTGTAGTGAATTTGTCATGGCGTATCCTCCGGGGATTCCAATTTTGGCACCGGGGGAAAAAATAACGCAAGAAATTTTGGATTCGATTGAATATGTTAAAGATAAGGGCTGCTTTTTGACCGGACCCGAAGACATGGAAATCAAATATCTCAAGGTGCTGAAGGAGGATTAA
- the speE gene encoding polyamine aminopropyltransferase produces the protein MELWFTEKHTPSVKFSIQVDRQLYCGQSEFQRIDVFDSKEFGRFLTLDGFMMLTEKDEFIYHEMMVHIPMAVHPAPKKVLIIGGGDGGAIRELVRYPLVEHIDLVEIDELVVAVCKKHLPQTACCFSDERVTVHYQDGLKFIRRCENEYDLIIVDSTDPFGPGEGLFTKEFYGNCYKALKEDGIMVNQHESAFYRDDAEAMQRAHKRIVESFPISRVYQAHIPTYPSGHWLFGFASKKYHPIEDLKAVKWNALGFKTRYYNTQLHVGAFALPNYVEELLKDVE, from the coding sequence ATGGAATTATGGTTTACCGAAAAACACACCCCCAGCGTCAAGTTTTCCATTCAGGTGGATCGCCAGCTTTATTGCGGACAAAGCGAGTTTCAGCGGATCGATGTTTTTGATTCAAAAGAGTTTGGCCGTTTTTTAACATTGGACGGATTTATGATGCTGACTGAAAAAGATGAATTTATTTATCATGAAATGATGGTACATATTCCGATGGCGGTTCATCCGGCCCCTAAAAAAGTGTTGATTATCGGCGGCGGTGACGGCGGCGCAATCCGGGAACTGGTACGTTATCCGCTGGTGGAACACATTGATCTGGTCGAAATTGATGAGCTGGTGGTGGCGGTGTGCAAAAAGCATTTACCGCAAACCGCTTGTTGCTTTAGCGATGAGCGGGTGACGGTTCATTACCAGGACGGGCTGAAATTTATCCGTCGCTGCGAAAATGAATACGATCTGATTATTGTCGATTCAACAGATCCTTTTGGACCGGGAGAAGGTCTGTTTACCAAAGAATTTTATGGCAATTGTTATAAGGCCCTTAAGGAAGACGGGATTATGGTTAATCAACATGAAAGTGCTTTTTATCGCGATGATGCCGAGGCCATGCAACGGGCCCATAAACGCATTGTTGAGTCGTTTCCGATTAGCCGGGTTTATCAGGCTCATATTCCGACTTATCCGTCGGGCCATTGGTTATTTGGTTTTGCATCCAAAAAATACCATCCTATCGAGGATTTGAAAGCCGTAAAATGGAATGCGCTGGGGTTCAAAACCCGTTATTATAACACCCAATTGCATGTGGGCGCTTTTGCCTTGCCAAATTATGTGGAGGAATTACTAAAAGATGTTGAATAA